A window of Rhododendron vialii isolate Sample 1 chromosome 11a, ASM3025357v1 contains these coding sequences:
- the LOC131308484 gene encoding L-type lectin-domain containing receptor kinase IX.1-like: SPVTHVGINVNSRKSNVTAVWYCNITHGIENEAWIRYDSSSHNLSVVFTGSTNTSRVKDTIHFNIDLRDYLPEWVTFGFSAATGSLFEENTIKSWEFSSSFQSHKKLSPGGVDRVVGLVVGSGVLVGGLILAGFGLWRKRRAKEEDESEVDKLMENEFESGAGPKKFSYSQLSRATNNFEEEQKLGEGGFGGVYRGFMSELNSYIAVKRISKRSRQGIKEYATEVKIISRLRHRNLVQLIGWCHEKKELLLVYEFMENGSLDFHLFKEKSLLTWGTRYKIAQGLASALLYLHEEWEQCVVHRDIKSSNVMLDSNFNAKLGDFGLARFVDHEKGSQTTVLAGTIGYLAPECVVTGKASKESDVYSFGVVALEITCGRKPFDMKVPECQMRMVEWVWDLYGMGRLLEAVDAKLGTNFVERELERLMIVGLWCAHPDHNLRPSIRQAIHVLSFQAPLPILPPRQPVLSFFTPLLNTTTTSSG, from the coding sequence AGTCCTGTTACTCACGTAGGTATCAATGTCAATTCTCGTAAATCAAATGTTACTgctgtttggtactgtaacataACTCATGGGATAGAGAACGAGGCTTGGATTAGGTATGATTCAAGTTCGCACAATTTAAGCGTAGTTTTCACTGGTTCTACTAATACTAGCAGAGTCAAAGATACCATCCATTTCAATATTGATCTGAGGGATTACTTACCTGAATGGGTAACATTTGGGTTCTCAGCTGCAACAGGTAGCCTGTTTGAGGAAAATACTATAAAATCTTGGGAATTTAGTTCAAGCTTTCAAAGTCATAAAAAACTCTCCCCTGGAGGTGTGGACCGTGTGGTAGGATTGGTTGTCGGCTCGGGTGTTTTGGTTGGTGGGTTAATTTTGGCTGGATTTGGCTTGTGGAGGAAACGTAGAGCAAAAGAAGAGGATGAGTCTGAAGTTGACAAGTTAATGGAAAACGAATTCGAGTCTGGTGCTGGGCCGAAGAAATTTTCCTACAGTCAATTATCTCGAGCGACAAATAACTTTGAGGAGGAACAAAAGCTTGGAGAGGGAGGGTTTGGTGGTGTTTATAGAGGGTTTATGAGCGAATTGAATTCTTATATTGCTGTCAAGAGGATATCTAAAAGGTCAAGACAGGGGATAAAGGAGTATGCAACGGAAGTGAAGATTATTAGCCGGTTGAGGCACAGGAATTTGGTGCAACTCATCGGTTGGTGCCATGAAAAGAAAGAACTACTCCTTGTCTATGAGTTCATGGAAAATGGCAGCTTGGATTTCCATCTCTTCAAAGAGAAAAGCTTGTTGACATGGGGTACAAGGTACAAAATAGCCCAAGGTTTGGCCTCAGCATTGCTCTATTTACACGAAGAATGGGAGCAATGTGTAGTGCATAGGGACATAAAATCGAGCAATGTGATGTTGGATTCGAACTTCAATGCCAAGTTGGGAGATTTTGGGCTAGCTAGATTCGTCGATCACGAGAAAGGGTCCCAAACAACTGTTTTGGCGGGGACCATAGGGTACTTGGCACCGGAATGTGTGGTAACCGGTAAAGCTAGTAAGGAATCAGATGTCTACAGCTTTGGAGTTGTGGCGTTGGAGATAACTTGCGGGAGAAAACCGTTTGATATGAAGGTGCCAGAATGTCAAATGAGAATGGTGGAATGGGTTTGGGACCTTTATGGAATGGGAAGATTACTTGAAGCAGTGGACGCAAAACTAGGCACGAATTTTGTTGAACGAGAATTGGAGCGATTGATGATTGTTGGTCTTTGGTGTGCTCACCCAGATCACAATTTGCGACCTAGCATTAGACAGGCGATTCATGTGCTCAGTTTTCAAGCTCCACTGCCCATTCTCCCACCAAGACAGCCTGTGCTATCGTTTTTTACTCCTCTATTGAACACAACCACCACCAGTTCTGGCTGA